The Kitasatospora albolonga nucleotide sequence GGAGGACGCCCCGTTGCGTTCCGCCGGACTGACCCGGGCCGAGTTCGACCTGCTCGGTGCCGTACGCCGTACCGACCGGGAACTGACCCCGGGCGAGCTGGCCCGGGAGACCTTCTCCTCCGGTGCGGCCGTCACCAAGCGGCTGCGTGCGCTCCAGGAACGCGGCCTGGTGGACCGCCGGGGCGACGAGCGTGACCGCCGGGTGGCCCATGTCCGCCTCACCGAGGAGGGCCGCGCCCTGGTCGACCGGCTGCTGCCCGAGCAACTGGCGTACGAACGGGCGGTGCTCTCCGGGCTCGACGAAGAGAGCCGCAGCGAACTCAGCTCCCGGCTCAGCGAGTTGCTGGTGCAGTTGGAGGGGCGGATCGGCGGAGCCCGGCGCTGACCCGGGCCCCGGTGGGGGACAGGGGCCCCGTCACGACGGCTGTCCCGGAGTCAGTGGCGCGGCCGACTCCCGCAGCCGCTCCGCCCGTTCGGCCAGCGCCGCGTCGCCGGACCGGTCCGCCGGGGCCGCCGCCACCAGGGCGAGCCGGTCGCGCCAGCTGGACCCGGCCAGCGGTACGGCGACCGTGGTCATCCCCGGGACGGACGCGCCCCGGCTGACGGCGTGGCCGGTCCGGCGGATCAGCGCCAGCTCGTCCAGCAGGGCCGTCCGCGAGGTGAGCGTGGCCGGGGTGACCGGCTCCAGCTCCTCGTACGGGTACAGCGCGCACACCTGGTCCGCCGTCATCCGGGAGAGCAGCAGCAGCCCGCCCGCTCCCGCGTGGGCCGGTCCGGTCCGCCCCAGCTCCAGCGCCACGCGCACCGGATGGGCCGACTCGCGGCCGTCGGTGACGATGACCTGGTCACCGATGAGGGCCGCGCTCCACACCGTCTCGCCGGTCCGCCCGGCCGCGTCCGCCAGGACGGGCCCCAGCCGCTCGCGGGCCGCGCGGCCGAACCCCGCGGGCCGGCCCAGCCGCACCAGCTCCGGGCCCGCCGCGTAGCCGCGTCCCGAGGTGTCCCGGATCGCGAACCCCCGGCTCTCCAGCGTGCTCAGCACCCGGTGCGCGGTGGACCGGCCGACGGAGAGCCGCTCGGCGGCCTCGGTGACGGTGAGGGTGTCATGGGTCAGGAAGAGCCGCATGGCGCGGAGCCCCGTATCCAGCGAAGCGATCGTGTAGTCACCCGTCCCCGTCATGCTCCCGCCCGCTCCCTCTCGTCACTCCGGGTATGCCGTCCGGCGCCACCCGCCGGGCGGTTCCGGACGCCATGATCCCCGCTGCGGCACCGTGAGCGCCCGGGTTCGGCCGGTCCGTGAACGGCCCCGTGGGAACGGCGGCCGTATACGCGTCAGCCCGGTGATTTTTCCGGTCACCCCCCGAGTGGTCAGGAATCTGTTCCTTTCGATCCGGTTCGATCATCTGTGCCTCTGTCCTGCTGTGCGGTACGAAGTCTGCTGCGAGAGGGAAGACTTGACCGGGTCTGAGGCATTCGTCGTTTCCGCCTGTCCCGCTCACCAGTACGTGGCAGGGGAGCGCCGGCCGATTTCCGGCCGCCGTCACTCCGCGCACACGCTTCGCAGCGGTGAGTGCAAAAACTGGCGAGTGTATTCCTCTTCGCGCGCTCCCGCAGGGGGTTGGGTGAATATGCCGATCCCCTGTTCTGATCTGGCTAAGCTCACGCGCAGTGAAGTCGAGTTGATACGAATTCGAGCACTTGTTCATGAGTCTCCGCTCACGTGCGTATACATCCCGGTATATCCCGGAATCAACCGCCAGAGGGTTTAGATGGTCCGTGTCGAATCACCGCCGACCGACAGAGAAGTCCCCGTCGTCCGCGTAGTCCTGCCGCCCGTGGTCCTGCTGGCCGGCGCCACCGCCGCCGGTGCGGCCCTGGTGGTCCCGGCCGCGCGGATACCAGTCGCCGTGTGCGGCGCGATCGCCACGATCGTGGTCGCCGTGCTCACCGTGGCGCTGCACCGCCGCAAGCGCGCCATGGCCGCCCAGCGCGCGGAGTACGAACAGCGCATCGCCTACCTGGAACACCGCATCCTCAGCCATGACTCCGAGACCGTGCGGCTCACCAAGGAAGTCATGCCCGCCGCCATCCGGCGTCTGCGGGTGGGCAATTCGCCCGAGGAGGTCATGCGCGACATCGTCGACGCGGATGTGGCCAACCGGCATCTGCCCAAGGCGCTGCGCGAGCAGATCTACCAGGTCCTCGAAGTCATCGACAACGAGGAGGCCCGGCGTGACTCCGCCCAGCGCGCCTTCGTCAGCGTCGCCCGCCGCGTCCAGGCGATCGTGCACCGCCAGGCCAGTGAGCTGCGGGAGATGGAGGACCACTACGGGCGCAACCCCGAGGTCTTCGACGACCTGCTGCGCATCGACCACGGCACCGCGCTGATCGGCCGGCTCGCCGACTCCATCGCCGTGCTCGGCGGGGCCCGGCCCAGCCGCCAGTGGCCCAAGCCCGTACCGCTGTTCAGCGTGCTGCGCGGTGCGATGTCCCGCATCCTGGAGTACCAGCGCGTCGATCTCCACTCGATCGCCAAGGTCGCCATCGTCGGCACCTCGGTCGAGCCGCTCATCCACGCCTGCGCCGAACTCCTCGACAACGCCACCCGCTACTCGCCGCCGCAGACCCGGGTGCACGTCACCGCGGTCGAGGTGCAGACCGGCATCGCCATCGAGATCGAGGACGGCGGCGTCAGCCTCAGCGAGGAGGCCCGCGCCCGGGCCGAGAACATGCTCGCCCAGGCTCAGGCCGGTATCAACATGAACGACCTCGGGGAGTCCCCCCGGCTCGGCATGGCCGTCGTCGGCCGCCTCTCGCGGATGTACCAGCTCCAGGTCTCGCTGCGCCAGTCGGCGTACGGCGGGGTCCGCGCGGTCCTCATCGTGCCGCGCGAGATGATCACCACCGGTCCGGCCCCCGGCATCGCCCACGGCATCGGCGCCACCTCCCGGCCCACCAGCTCGCTGGACATGTCGAAGCTCCAGCACGTGGTCCCGCCGCCCGGCAAGCGCAAGCCCAAGCCCGCCGCCACCGGCCCGGTGCCCTCCGTGGCCGCACCGGCCCCCACCGGTGGCCCCGCCCGGGCCGCGCGTCCGGCCGTGCCCGCCGCGGCCATGGAGGACGACGTCCCGGTGGTCACCGAGTGGACCGAGAACGGACTGCCGCAGCGCCGCAGCCGGGGCCGCGCCCCGCTCGGCTCGCACAACCTGCCGCAGCAGCCCCCGCCGCCGCCCGCCCCCGTCAACGGCGGGCTGCCGAGCCGGGGCGGACACCCGGACGGCGGCGGACCCGGCGGCCACGGCGGTGAGAAGCCCCCCGGCCTCTGGCTGGAGGCGTTCACCAAGGCCGTCAACGGTGTACCGCAGGAACCGAAGCACGGCGAAGACTCCGATGACGCGTGGGACAAGGGAGACCTGAAGTGATCCAGCAGCGGGGAAACATGGACTGGATGCTCAAGGAGCTGGCCGACGACGTGCCGAGCATCCACCAGATCGTGGTGCTCTCCTCGGACGGGCTGCGCATCGCCATGCACGGCGGTGACCCCGATGTCGCCGACCGGCTGGCGGCGGCCTGCGCCGGGCTGCAGAGCCTGGCCGCCGCCGTGGCCACCGAGATCCCTTACAGCGACGGCCTGATGAAGCTCGTGGTCATCGAAGTGACCGGCGGATTCTTCTACTTG carries:
- a CDS encoding MarR family transcriptional regulator; the encoded protein is MTDDIVASVVRQWQAVNPGLDTGPMELIGRINRCAALLQQAEDAPLRSAGLTRAEFDLLGAVRRTDRELTPGELARETFSSGAAVTKRLRALQERGLVDRRGDERDRRVAHVRLTEEGRALVDRLLPEQLAYERAVLSGLDEESRSELSSRLSELLVQLEGRIGGARR
- a CDS encoding IclR family transcriptional regulator, which produces MTGTGDYTIASLDTGLRAMRLFLTHDTLTVTEAAERLSVGRSTAHRVLSTLESRGFAIRDTSGRGYAAGPELVRLGRPAGFGRAARERLGPVLADAAGRTGETVWSAALIGDQVIVTDGRESAHPVRVALELGRTGPAHAGAGGLLLLSRMTADQVCALYPYEELEPVTPATLTSRTALLDELALIRRTGHAVSRGASVPGMTTVAVPLAGSSWRDRLALVAAAPADRSGDAALAERAERLRESAAPLTPGQPS
- a CDS encoding ATP-binding protein — translated: MVRVESPPTDREVPVVRVVLPPVVLLAGATAAGAALVVPAARIPVAVCGAIATIVVAVLTVALHRRKRAMAAQRAEYEQRIAYLEHRILSHDSETVRLTKEVMPAAIRRLRVGNSPEEVMRDIVDADVANRHLPKALREQIYQVLEVIDNEEARRDSAQRAFVSVARRVQAIVHRQASELREMEDHYGRNPEVFDDLLRIDHGTALIGRLADSIAVLGGARPSRQWPKPVPLFSVLRGAMSRILEYQRVDLHSIAKVAIVGTSVEPLIHACAELLDNATRYSPPQTRVHVTAVEVQTGIAIEIEDGGVSLSEEARARAENMLAQAQAGINMNDLGESPRLGMAVVGRLSRMYQLQVSLRQSAYGGVRAVLIVPREMITTGPAPGIAHGIGATSRPTSSLDMSKLQHVVPPPGKRKPKPAATGPVPSVAAPAPTGGPARAARPAVPAAAMEDDVPVVTEWTENGLPQRRSRGRAPLGSHNLPQQPPPPPAPVNGGLPSRGGHPDGGGPGGHGGEKPPGLWLEAFTKAVNGVPQEPKHGEDSDDAWDKGDLK
- a CDS encoding dynein regulation protein LC7; translated protein: MIQQRGNMDWMLKELADDVPSIHQIVVLSSDGLRIAMHGGDPDVADRLAAACAGLQSLAAAVATEIPYSDGLMKLVVIEVTGGFFYLMAAGTGAYLAVLAGETVDAGLVGARMRDMVVRIGAHLTSPPRHGGQSG